A window of Cryptomeria japonica chromosome 3, Sugi_1.0, whole genome shotgun sequence contains these coding sequences:
- the LOC131066369 gene encoding zinc finger CCCH domain-containing protein ZFN-like, producing MRGVVSQFVQAGVQHSVGQREAFPERPGQPDCQYYKKTGDCKLGTTCRCHHPKERIAHSPACMLSPMGLPLRPDQPACPFYARYGICKFGPTCKFDHPPLVAQEQVWSSNGSPRANLVGAGIFSPM from the exons ATGAGAGGTGTTGTTTCTCAGTTTGTACAGGCAGGAGTTCAGCATTCTGTTGGACAGAGGGAAGCGTTCCCAGAAAGACCTGGCCAACCAGATTGCCAATATTACAAGAAAACAGGGGACTGTAAGTTAGGAACTACCTGCAGATGTCACCATCCTAAGGAAAGGATTGCACATTCACCAGCATGCATGCTTAGTCCGATGGGACTTCCTCTGAGGCCT GATCAACCAGCATGCCCATTTTATGCTCGGTATGGCATCTGTAAGTTTGGACCCACTTGCAAGTTTGATCATCCACCATTGGTAGCCCAAGAGCAAGTTTGGTCATCCAATGGGAGCCCAAGAGCAAATTTAGTTGGAGCTGGAATCTTCAGCCCAATGTGA